The Arachis hypogaea cultivar Tifrunner chromosome 14, arahy.Tifrunner.gnm2.J5K5, whole genome shotgun sequence genome has a segment encoding these proteins:
- the LOC112741912 gene encoding transcription factor bHLH35 isoform X2 yields MENIGDEYHRYWETSMFLQTQELDNWGLDEALSGYYDSSSPDGAASSAASKNIVSERNRRKKLNERLFALRSVVPNISKMDKASIIKDAIEYIQKLQEQERIIQSEIVELESGMMVEKKNPNSYEFEHQELPMLLRSKKKRTDELYDSLNSRNSPIHILELRVTYMGEKTIVISLTCNKRTDTMVKLCEIFESLKLKIITANITSLSSARLLKTVFIEADEEEKDLLQIKIQTAIAALNDPLSPMSI; encoded by the exons atGGAGAATATTGGTGATGAGTACCATCGTTATTGGGAGACCAGCATGTTCCTCCAAACCCAAGAACTCGACAA CTGGGGTTTGGATGAGGCGTTGTCAGGCTACTACGATTCGAGCTCGCCGGACGGTGCCGCTTCGTCGGCGGCGTCGAAGAATATTGTGtcggagaggaatagaaggaagAAGCTCAATGAAAGGCTTTTTGCTCTTCGATCAGTGGTCCCCAACATCAGCAAG ATGgataaggcttcaataataaagGATGCAATTGAGTACATACAAAAGTTGCAAGAACAAGAGAGGATAATTCAATCAGAGATAGTTGAGCTTGAGAGTGGTATGATGGTGGAGAAGAAGAATCCTAACAGCTATGAATTTGAGCATCAGGAGCTTCCAATGTTGTTGAGGTCCAAGAAGAAGAGAACAGATGAGCTTTATGATTCTCTCAATTCTAGAAACTCCCCTATTCATATATTAGAG CTGAGGGTAACATACATGGGAGAGAAGACAATAGTGATAAGCTTGACATGCAATAAAAGGACAGATACAATGGTGAAACTGTGTGAAATTTTTGAGTCATTGAAGCTGAAGATCATCACCGCCAATATCACTTCCCTTTCCTCTGCCAGGCTTTTGAAGACAGTCTTCATTGAG gcagatgaagaagaaaaagatcttTTGCAGATAAAGATCCAAACAGCAATTGCAGCTCTTAATGACCCTCTAAGTCCAATGAGCATTTGA
- the LOC112741912 gene encoding transcription factor bHLH35 isoform X1 produces MENIGDEYHRYWETSMFLQTQELDNHGSWGLDEALSGYYDSSSPDGAASSAASKNIVSERNRRKKLNERLFALRSVVPNISKMDKASIIKDAIEYIQKLQEQERIIQSEIVELESGMMVEKKNPNSYEFEHQELPMLLRSKKKRTDELYDSLNSRNSPIHILELRVTYMGEKTIVISLTCNKRTDTMVKLCEIFESLKLKIITANITSLSSARLLKTVFIEADEEEKDLLQIKIQTAIAALNDPLSPMSI; encoded by the exons atGGAGAATATTGGTGATGAGTACCATCGTTATTGGGAGACCAGCATGTTCCTCCAAACCCAAGAACTCGACAA CCATGGCAGCTGGGGTTTGGATGAGGCGTTGTCAGGCTACTACGATTCGAGCTCGCCGGACGGTGCCGCTTCGTCGGCGGCGTCGAAGAATATTGTGtcggagaggaatagaaggaagAAGCTCAATGAAAGGCTTTTTGCTCTTCGATCAGTGGTCCCCAACATCAGCAAG ATGgataaggcttcaataataaagGATGCAATTGAGTACATACAAAAGTTGCAAGAACAAGAGAGGATAATTCAATCAGAGATAGTTGAGCTTGAGAGTGGTATGATGGTGGAGAAGAAGAATCCTAACAGCTATGAATTTGAGCATCAGGAGCTTCCAATGTTGTTGAGGTCCAAGAAGAAGAGAACAGATGAGCTTTATGATTCTCTCAATTCTAGAAACTCCCCTATTCATATATTAGAG CTGAGGGTAACATACATGGGAGAGAAGACAATAGTGATAAGCTTGACATGCAATAAAAGGACAGATACAATGGTGAAACTGTGTGAAATTTTTGAGTCATTGAAGCTGAAGATCATCACCGCCAATATCACTTCCCTTTCCTCTGCCAGGCTTTTGAAGACAGTCTTCATTGAG gcagatgaagaagaaaaagatcttTTGCAGATAAAGATCCAAACAGCAATTGCAGCTCTTAATGACCCTCTAAGTCCAATGAGCATTTGA